A window from Solea senegalensis isolate Sse05_10M linkage group LG15, IFAPA_SoseM_1, whole genome shotgun sequence encodes these proteins:
- the ap3m1 gene encoding AP-3 complex subunit mu-1, whose amino-acid sequence MIHSLFLINHTGDIFLEKHWKSVISRGVCDYFLEVKEKAVEPENVPPVLQTPHHYLISIYRDKLFFLSVIQTEVPPLFVIEFLHRVADTFQDYFGECSESIIKDNVVTVYELLEEMLDNGFPLATESNILKEMIKPPTILRSVVNTLTGSSNVGDKLPTGQLSNIPWRRAAVKYTNNEAYFDVIEEIDAILDKSGMTVFAEIQGVIEACTRLSGMPDLTLSFMNPRLLDDVSFHPCVRFKRWESERVLSFIPPDGNFTLMTYHVSSQNLVAIPVYVKQNISFFETGSCGRLDITIGPKQTMGKMVEGLMVTVHMPKAVLSVNLTASQGNYTYDLATKVLVWDIGKLNPQKPPNLRGTLSVQSGAPRPEENPALDIKLKIQQLAISGLKVNRLDMYGEKYKPFKGVKYMTKAGKFQVRT is encoded by the exons ATGATCCACAGTCTGTTCCTGATTAATCACACGGGAGACATCTTCCTGGAGAAACACTGGAAGAGTGTCATCAGCCGAGGTGTGTGTGATTACTTCTTGGAGGTGAAGGAGAAGGCGGTGGAGCCCGAGAATGTTCCCCCCGTGCTGCAGACCCCTCACCACTACCTCATCTCCATCTACAGAGACAAGCTCTTTTTTCTCTCGGTCATCCAGACTGAGGTCCCTCCCCTCTTTGTCATTGAGTTCCTGCACAGAGTGGCAGACACTTTTCAG GACTACTTTGGAGAATGCTCCGAATCTATAATCAAGGACAATGTGGTGACGGTGTacgagctgctggaggagatgCTGGACAACGGCTTTCCACTAGCAACAGAGTCCAACATCCTCAAAGAGATGATCAAGCCTCCCACCATCCTGCGATCGGTCGTCAATACGCTCACAG GATCAAGTAATGTTGGAGATAAGCTGCCAACAGGTCAACTGTCCAATATTCCGTGGAGACGAGCTGCGGTTAAATACACCAATAATGAGGCATATTTTGACGTGATAGAGGAAATTGATGCCATTCTGGACAAATCGG GAATGACGGTATTTGCAGAGATCCAGGGTGTAATTGAAGCCTGCACGAGGCTCAGTGGGATGCCTGACCTGACTCTGTCCTTCATG AATCCTCGTCTTCTTGACGATGTGAGTTTCCACCCGTGTGTGCGGTTTAAACGCTGGGAGTCGGAGCGTGTCCTCTCTTTCATCCCACCAGATGGAAACTTCACACTTATGACTTATCATGTCAGCTCTCAAAA TCTTGTAGCTATCCCAGTGTATGTGAAGCAGAACATCAGCTTCTTTGAGACGGGATCTTGTGGTCGGCTGGACATCACGATTGGACCGAAGCAGACCATGGGGAAGATGGTGGAGGGCTTGATGGTCACTGTGCACATGCCCAAAGCTGTGCTCAGTGTCAACCTCACAGCCTCACAGGGAAACTACACCTATGACCTCGCCACTAAG GTGTTAGTTTGGGACATTGGGAAATTGAACCCCCAAAAACCTCCCAACCTGCGAGGGACACTGAGTGTGCAGTCGGGAGCCCCCAGACCCGAAGAGAACCCTGCTCTCGACATTAAGCTGAAGATACAGCAGCTGGCCATCTCAG GTCTCAAGGTAAATCGTCTCGACATGTATGGAGAGAAGTACAAGCCATTTAAAGGGGTCAAATATATGACTAAAGCGGGTAAATTCCAAGTGCGAACCTGA